A genomic segment from Callithrix jacchus isolate 240 chromosome 8, calJac240_pri, whole genome shotgun sequence encodes:
- the UACA gene encoding uveal autoantigen with coiled-coil domains and ankyrin repeats isoform X3, whose product MLIPETNKTGRELWKKGPSLQQRNLAHMQGEVNVKSYQREHQNIQGLEIENEDLKERLRKMQQEQRILLDKVNGLQLQLNEEVMVADDLESEREKLKSLLAAKEKQHEESLRTIEALKNRFKYFESDHLGSGSHFSNRKEDMLLKQGQIYMADSQCTSPGIPAHMQSRSMLRPLELSLSSPTSYSENELLKKELDTMRTFCESAKQDRLKLQNELAHKVAECKALALECERVKEDSDEQIKQLEDALKDVQKRMYESEGKVKQMQTHFLALKEHLTSEAATGNHRLTEELKDQLKDMKAKYEGASAEVGKLRNQIKQNEMIVEEFKRDEGKLIEENKRLQKELSMCEMEREKKGRKVTEMEDQAKELLAKLALSIPAEKFENMKSSLSNEVNEKAKKLVEMEREHEKSLSEIRQLKRELENVKAKLAQHVKLEEHEQVKSRLEQKSGELGKKITDLTLKNQTLQKEIEKVYLDNKLLKEQAHNLTIEMKNHYIPLKVSEDLKKSHNAIIDDLNTKLLDVTQKYTEKKLEMEKLLLENDSLSKNVSRLETVFVPPEKHEKEVTALKSNVVELKKQLSELKKKCGEDQEKVHALMSENTNLKKMMNNQYVPVKTHEEIKTTLNNTLDKTNRELLDMKKKYEVINQEFIKLKDKNEILKRNLENTQNQIKAEYISLAEHEAKMSSLSQSMRKVQDSNAEILANYRKGQEEIVTLHAEIKAQKKELDTIQECIKVKYAPIVSFEECERKFKATEKELKDQLSEQTQKYSVSEEAAKKNKQENDKLKKEIFTLQKDLRDKTVLIEKSHDMERALSRKTEELNKQLKDLSQKYTEVKNVKEKLAEENARQASEILAVQSLLQKQHVPLEQVEALKKSLNGTIENLKEELKNMQRCYEKEQQTVTKLHQLLENQKNSSVPLAEHLQIKEAFEKEVGIIKASLREKEEESRNKMEEVSKLQCEVQNTKQALKQLETREVVDLSKYKATKSDLETQISSLNEKLANLNRKYEEVCEEVLHAKKKEISAKDEKELLHFSIEQEIKDQKERCDKSLTTITELQRRIQESAKQIEAKDNKITELLNDVERLKQALNGLSQLTYTSGNPTKRQSQLIDTLQHQVKSLQQQLADADRQHQEVIAIYRTHLLSAAQGHMDEDVQEALLQIIQMRQGLVC is encoded by the exons GGAGAGAACTTTGGAAGAAAGGACCATCTTTGCAACAg CGAAATTTGGCACACATGCAAGGTGAAGTAAATGTGAAGTCGTATCAGAGGGAACATCAAAATAttcag gGTTTGGAGATTGAAAATGAAGATTTGAAAGAGAGGTTGAGAAAAATGCAGCAAGAACAAAGAATACTTTTGGATAAAGTCAATGGTTTACAGTTACAACTGAATGAG gaaGTTATGGTTGCTGATGATCTGGAAAGTGAG AGAGAAAAGCTGAAGTCCCTTTTGGCAGCTAAAGAAAAGCAACATGAAGAAAGCTTAAGAACCATTGAGGCTctgaaaaatagatttaaatattttgag AGTGATCATTTAGGATCAGGAAGTCATTTCAGTAACC GAAAAGAAGATATGCTTCTTAAACAGGGTCAGATATATATGGCAGACTCACAG tgtacTTCCCCAGGTATACCAGCTCATATGCAAAGCAGGTCTATGTTAAGACCTCTGGAGCTATCTTTATCCAGTCCAACATCATACTctgaaaatgaacttttaaagaaAGAGTTAGACACAATGCGAACTTTTTGTGAGTCAGCAAAACAAGATCGACTGAAGCTCCAAAATGAACTGGCACACAAAGTGGCAGAATGCAAAGCGTTAGCATTAGAATGTGAAAGGGTCAAGGAGGAttcagatgaacagataaagcaATTAGAAGATGCATTAAAAGATGTACAGAAGAGGATGTATGAATCAGAAGGTAAAGTTAAACAAATGCAGACCCATTTTCTTGCCCTTAAAGAACACTTAACGAGCGAAGCAGCTACAGGGAATCACAGACTAACGGAGGAACTGAAGGATCAGTTGAAAGACATGAAAGCAAAATACGAAGGTGCTTCAGCAGAAGTGGGGAAATTAAGAAaccaaattaaacaaaatgagaTGATAGTAGAAGAGTTTAAGAGGGATGAAGGCAAGCTGATAGAAGAAAATAAGCGATTGCAGAAGGAACTTAGTATGTGTGAAATGGAGcgagagaagaaagggagaaaggtcACAGAGATGGAAGACCAGGCAAAAGAATTGTTAGCTAAGTTGGCCCTTTCCATTCCAgctgaaaaatttgaaaacatgaaGAGCTCATTATCAAATGAAGTGAAtgagaaagcaaaaaaattagTAGAAATGGAAAGAGAACATGAAAAATCACTTAGTGAAATTAGACAGTTAAAGAGAGAACTTGAGAATGTTAAGGCTAAGCTTGCTCAGCACGTCAAACTGGAGGAACACGAACAGGTTAAGAgcagattagagcagaaatcaggAGAACTTGGGAAGAAGATCACTGACTTAACATTGAAAAATCAGACACtacaaaaggaaatagaaaaagtttATCTGGATAATAAGCTCCTTAAGGAGCAAGCACATAACTTAacaattgaaatgaaaaatcatTATATTCCTTTAAAAGTAAGTGAAGATCTGAAAAAGTCACATAATGCAATTATTGATGATCTTAATACAAAGCTTTTAGATGtaacacaaaaatatacagaaaagaaattgGAAATGGAGAAATTGCTACTGGAAAATGACAGCTTAAGTAAGAATGTGAGCCGCCTAGAAACTGTGTTTGTACCTCctgagaaacatgaaaaagaggTAACAGCTCTGAAATCCAATGTTGTTGAACTTAAGAAACAGCTGTCTGAACTTAAGAAAAAATGTGGTGAAGACCAGGAGAAGGTACATGCTCTCATGTCTGAAAACACTAACTTGAAGAAGATGATGAATAATCAGTATGTGCCAGTTAAAACccatgaagaaattaaaacaacactGAATAACACGTTAGATAAAACTAACAGAGAATTATtagatatgaagaaaaaatatgaagttaTAAATCAGGaatttataaaactaaaagataagaatgaaatattaaaaagaaacctGGAAAACACTCAGAACCAAATAAAAGCTGAGTACATCAGCCTGGCAGAGCACGAGGCAAAGATGAGCTCACTAAGTCAGAGCATGAGAAAGGTGCAGGATAGTAATGCTGAAATCCTGGCCAACTACAGAAAAGGCCAAGaagagattgtgacactgcatgCCGAAATTAAAGCCCAGAAGAAGGAGCTCGACACAATACAAGAATGCATTAAGGTAAAATATGCCCCCATTGTCAGTTTTGAGGAGTGTGAGAGAAAAtttaaagcaacagagaaagaactAAAAGACCAGCTATCGGAGCAGACACAGAAGTATAGCGTCAGTGAAGAAGCAGCCaagaaaaacaagcaagagaATGACAAGTTAAAGAAGGAGATTTTTACCCTTCAGAAAGATTTGAGGGATAAGACGGTTCTCATTGAGAAGTCTCATGACATGGAAAGAGCATTaagcagaaaaacagaagagCTAAACAAACAGTTAAAAGACTTGTCACAGAAATACACAGAAGTAAAGAATGTGAAAgagaagctagcagaagaaaatgcCAGACAGGCTTCTGAGATACTTGCAGTGCAAAGTCTTTTGCAAAAACAACATGTTCCATTGGAACAGGTTGAGGCTCTGAAAAAATCTCTTAATGGCACAATTGAGAATCTAAAGGAAGAACTGAAGAACATGCAAAGGTGTTATGAGAAAGAGCAGCAGACAGTGACCAAACTGCATCAGTTGTTGGAGAATCAGAAGAACTCTTCTGTACCCCTGGCAGAGCATTTGCAGATTAAAGAAGCATTTGAGAAAGAAGTTGGAATCATAAAAGCTAGcttgagagaaaaggaagaagaaagccgAAACAAAATGGAAGAAGTCTCCAAACTTCAGTGTGAGGTTCAGAATACTAAACAAGCATTAAAACAGTTAGAGACTAGAGAGGTAGTTGATTTGTCTAAATATAAAGCAACAAAAAGCGATTTGGAGACACAGATTTCCAGCTTAAATGAAAAATTGGCCAATCTGAATAGAAAGTATGAGGAAGTATGTGAGGAAGTTTTGCAtgccaaaaagaaggaaatatctGCAAAAGATGAGAAGGAATTACTACATTTCAGCATTGAACAAGAAATCAAGGATCAGAAGGAACGATGTGATAAGTCCTTAACAACAATCACAGAGTTACAAAGAAGGATACAAGAATCTGCTAAACAAATAGAAGCAAAAGATAATAAG ataactgAACTGCTTAATGATGTGGAAAGACTAAAACAGGCACTCAACGGCCTTTCCCAGCTCACCTACACAAGTGGGAACCCCACCAAGAGACAGAGCCAGCTGATTGACACTCTGCAACACCAAGTGAAATCTCTGCAGCAACAGCTGGCT